Proteins encoded within one genomic window of Setaria italica strain Yugu1 chromosome IV, Setaria_italica_v2.0, whole genome shotgun sequence:
- the LOC101786455 gene encoding probable LRR receptor-like serine/threonine-protein kinase At1g34110, with product MACHRRARLLPVVAVLAAALVALSVGPAAALSPDGKALLSLLPGAAPSPVLPSWDPKAATPCSWQGVTCSPQSRVVSLSLPNTFLNLSSLPPPLAALSSLQLLNLSTCNISGTIPPSYASLSALRVLDLSSNALTGDIPDELGALSELQFLLLNSNRLTGGIPRSLANLSALQVLCVQDNLLNGTIPASLGALAALQQFRVGGNPALSGPIPPSLGALSNLTVFGAAATALSGPIPEELGNLVNLQTLALYDTAVSGSIPAALGGCVELRNLYLHMNKLTGPIPPELGRLQKLTSLLLWGNALSGKIPPELSNCSALVVLDLSGNRLAGEVPAALGRLGALEQLHLSDNQLTGRIPPELSNLSSLTALQLDKNGFSGAIPPQLGELKSLQVLFLWGNALSGTIPPSLGNCTELYALDLSKNRLSGGIPDEVFALQKLSKLLLLGNALSGPLPPTVANCVSLVRLRLGENKLAGDIPREIGKLQNLVFLDLYSNRFTGTLPAELANVTVLELLDVHNNSFTGSIPPQFGELMNLEQLDLSMNNLTGEIPASFGNFSYLNKLILSGNNLSGPLPKSIRNLQKLTMLDLSNNSFSGPIPPEIGELSSLGISLDLSSNRFVGELPEEMSGLTQLQSLNLASNGLYGSISVLGALTSLTSLNISYNNFSGAIPVTPFFKTLSSNSYIGNANLCESYDGHTCASDMVRRSALKTVKTVILVCAVLGSVTLLLVVVWILINRNRKLAGEKAMSLSGAGGDDFSNPWTFTPFQKLNFSIDNILACLRDENVIGKGCSGVVYRAEMPNGEIIAVKKLWKAGKDEPIDAFAAEIQILGHIRHRNIVKLLGYCSNRSVKLLLYNYIPNGNLQQLLKENRSLDWDTRYKIAVGTAQGLAYLHHDCVPAILHRDVKCNNILLDSKYEAYLADFGLAKLMNSPNYHHAMSRIAGSYGYIAPEYAYTSNITEKSDVYSYGVVLLEILSGRSAIEPVVGEASLHIVEWAKKKMGSYEPAVNILDPKLRGMPDQLVQEMLQTLGVAIFCVNAAPAERPTMKEVVALLKEVKSPPEEWAKTSQQPLIKPGSQQG from the exons ATGGCGTGCCACCGGCGGGCCCGGCTGCTCCCCGTGGtggccgtcctcgccgccgcgctcgtggCGCTGTCGGTGGGGCCGGCCGCGGCGCTGTCGCCGGACGGCAAGGCGCTGCTGtcgctgctgccgggcgcggcgccgtcgcccgTACTGCCGTCGTGGGACCCCAAGGCGGCGACGCCGTGCTCGTGGCAGGGCGTCACGTGCTCGCCGCAGAGCCGGGTGGTATCGCTCTCGCTGCCCAACACCTTCCTCAACCtctcgtcgctgccgccgccgctcgccgctctCTCGTCGCTGCAGCTGCTCAACCTCTCTACCTGCAACATCTCCGGGACAATCCCGCCGTCGTACGCGTCGCTCTCCGCGCTGCGCGTGCTGGACCTCTCCTCGAACGCGCTCACGGGCGACATCCCCGACGAGCTCGGCGCGCTGTCGGAGCTCCAGTTCCTGCTCCTCAACTCCAACCGCCTCACCGGCGGCATCCCGCGGTCGCTCGCCAACCTCTCCGCGCTCCAGGTGCTCTGCGTCCAGGACAACCTCCTCAACGGCACCATACCGGCGTCGCtcggcgcgctcgccgcgctccagcAGTTCCGCGTCGGCGGCAACCCGGCGCTGTCGGGCCCCATCCCGCCCTCGCTCGGCGCGCTCTCCAACCTCACCGtcttcggcgccgccgccaccgcgctgtCGGGCCCCATCCCGGAGGAGCTCGGCAACCTCGTCAATCTGCAGACGCTGGCGCTGTACGACACCGCCGTGTCCGGCTCCATCCCCGCCGCGCTCGGCGGCTGCGTCGAGCTGCGCAACCTCTATCTCCACATGAACAAGCTCACCGGCCCGATACCGCCGGAGCTCGGGCGGCTGCAGAAGCTCACCAGCCTGCTCCTCTGGGGCAACGCCCTCTCCGGGAAGATTCCGCCGGAGCTCTCCAACTGCTCCGCGCTGGTGGTGCTCGACCTGTCGGGCAAccggctcgccggcgaggtTCCCGCGGCGCTCGGGCGGCTCGGCGCGCTCGAGCAGCTGCACCTCTCCGACAACCAACTCACCGGGCGCATCCCGCCGGAGCTCAGCAACCTGAGCAGCCTCACCGCGCTGCAGCTCGACAAGAACGGCTTCTCCGGCGCGATCCCGCCACAGCTCGGGGAGCTCAAGTCGCTGCAGGTGCTGTTCCTCTGGGGCAACGCGCTCTCCGGCACGATCCCGCCGTCGCTGGGCAACTGCACCGAGCTGTACGCGCTGGACCTGTCCAAGAACCGGCTCTCCGGCGGGATCCCCGACGAGGTGTTCGCGCTGCAGAAGCTCagcaagctgctgctgctcggcaacGCGCTCTCCGGCCCGCTCCCGCCGACCGTTGCCAACTGCGTGTCGTTGGTGCGCCTCCGGCTCGGCGAGAACAAGCTCGCCGGCGACATACCCAGAGAGATCGGCAAGCTACAGAACCTGGTGTTCCTGGACCTGTACTCCAACAGGTTTACGGGAACGCTGCCTGCCGAGCTCGCCAACGTCACGGTGTTGGAGCTCCTCGACGTGCACAACAACAGCTTCACCGGCAGCATACCGCCGCAGTTCGGGGAGCTCATGAACCTGGAACAGCTCGACCTGAGCATGaacaacctcaccggcgagATACCGGCCAGCTTCGGCAACTTCAGCTACCTCAACAAGCTCATCCTGAGCGGCAACAATCTGTCGGGGCCGTTGCCCAAGTCGATTCGGAACCTGCAGAAGCTGACCATGCTGGACCTCAGCAACAACAGCTTCTCCGGCCCGATACCGCCAGAGATTGGTGAGCTGTCAAGCCTAGGAATCAGCCTGGACCTGAGCTCCAACAGGTTTGTCGGCGAGCTGCCTGAAGAGATGTCCGGCTTGACGCAGCTCCAGTCACTCAACCTCGCGAGCAACGGGCTCTACGGCAGCATCTCGGTCCTGGGCGCGCTCACCAGCCTGACATCCCTCAACATCTCGTACAACAACTTCTCCGGCGCGATCCCGGTGACACCATTCTTCAAGACATTGTCGTCAAACTCCTACATTGGCAATGCCAACCTCTGCGAGTCCTACGACGGCCACACCTGTGCGTCGGATATGGTTCGTAGGTCGGCCCTGAAGACGGTCAAGACTGTGATCCTCGTCTGCGCCGTTCTGGGGTCAGTCACGCTTCTACTTGTCGTGGTTTGGATTCTGATCAACAGAAACAGGAAGCTTGCCGGCGAGAAGGCGATGAGCTTGTCGGGTGCGGGCGGTGATGATTTCTCCAACCCCTGGACGTTTACACCGTTCCAGAAGCTCAACTTCAGCATCGACAACATCTTGGCCTGCCTTAGGGACGAGAATGTGATCGGCAAAGGTTGCTCTGGAGTGGTGTACAGAGCCGAGATGCCCAATGGAGAGATTATCGCTGTGAAGAAGCTCTGGAAAGCCGGTAAGGATGAGCCGATCGATGCCTTTGCCGCTGAGATTCAGATTCTGGGCCACATCAGGCACCGGAACATCGTGAAGCTGCTGGGGTACTGCTCCAACAGGTCTGTAAAGCTCCTGCTCTACAACTACATACCCAACGGCAACTTGCAGCAGCTCCTGAAGGAGAACAGGAGTCTGGACTGGGACACCCGGTACAAGATCGCCGTTGGGACAGCGCAGGGGCTGGCCTACCTGCACCATGACTGCGTCCCGGCCATTCTCCACCGGGACGTCAAGTGCAATAACATACTGCTCGATTCAAAGTATGAGGCCTACTTGGCTGATTTTGGACTGGCCAAGCTGATGAACTCCCCCAATTATCATCATGCCATGTCACGCATTGCAGGTTCCTACGGCTACATTGCTCCAG AGTATGCGTACACGAGCAACATCACCGAgaagagcgacgtgtacagctacGGCGTGGTGCTGCTGGAGATCCTGAGCGGTCGGAGCGCGATCGAGCCGGTGGTGGGCGAGGCCAGCCTGCACATCGTGGAGTGGGCGAAGAAGAAAATGGGCAGCTACGAGCCGGCGGTGAACATCCTGGACCCGAAGCTGCGGGGCATGCCCGACCAGCTGGTGCAGGAGATGCTGCAGACACTGGGCGTGGCCATCTTCTGCGTGAACGCGGCGCCCGCGGAGCGGCCGACGATGAAGGAGGTGGTGGCACTGCTCAAGGAGGTGAAGAGCCCGCCCGAGGAGTGGGCCAAGACGTCGCAGCAGCCGCTCATCAAGCCCGGCAGCCAGCAGGGGTGA